From a single Lolium rigidum isolate FL_2022 chromosome 7, APGP_CSIRO_Lrig_0.1, whole genome shotgun sequence genomic region:
- the LOC124672031 gene encoding peroxidase 35-like: MGAGIRILAALLALLAAAGGGGIMRCAAQQLSATYYDTICPGVEKIVRDAVTLKVQQTPVAVGATVRLFFHDCFVQGCDASVIIVSSGNNTAEKDNGANKSLAGDGFDTVIQAKAAVDAVPQCANQVSCADILTMATRDVIALAGGPEYPVELGRLDGLSSTSASVDGNLPPPSFNLDQLTAIFAANNLSQADMVALSAAHTVGFAHCGTFADRIQPAAADPTMDPGYGSQLLAACPPGVDVNVAVDLDPETPKVFDNQYFINLQKGMGLLGSDQVLYADVRSRPLVDNWAANNTDFLAAFAAAMTNLGRVGVKTDPALGNIRRDCAVLNG, from the exons ATGGGCGCCGGGATCAGGATCTTGGCGGCGCTCCTGGCGTTGCtcgcggctgccggcggcggcggcatcatgCGCTGTGCGGCGCAGCAGCTCAGCGCGACCTACTACGACACCATCTGCCCCGGCGTGGAGAAGATCGTGCGCGACGCCGTGACGCTCAAGGTCCAGCAGACGCCCGTCGCCGTCGGCGCCACCGTCCGCCTCttcttccacgactgcttcgtccAG GGATGCGACGCGTCGGTCATCATCGTGTCGTCGGGGAACAACACGGCGGAGAAGGACAACGGGGCCAACAAGTCCCTGGCCGGCGACGGCTTCGACACCGTCATCCaggccaaggcggcggtggacgcCGTGCCGCAGTGCGCCAACCAGGTGTCGTGCGCGGACATCCTCACCATGGCCACCCGGGATGTCATCGCCTTG GCCGGCGGCCCGGAGTACCCGGTGGAGCTGGGCAGGCTGGACGGGCTGAGCTCGACGTCGGCCAGCGTCGACGGGAACCTGCCGCCGCCGTCCTTCAACCTGGACCAGCTCACCGCCATCTTCGCCGCCAACAACCTGTCGCAGGCCGACATGGTTGCCCTCTCCG CGGCCCACACGGTGGGGTTCGCGCACTGCGGCACGTTCGCCGACCGGatccagccggcggcggcggacccGACGATGGACCCCGGGTACGGGTCGCAGCTGCTGGCGGCGTGCCCGCCGGGCGTGGACGTGAACGTGGCGGTGGACCTGGACCCGGAGACGCCCAAGGTCTTCGACAACCAGTACTTCATCAACCTGCAGAAGGGGATGGGCCTCCTCGGCTCCGACCAGGTGCTCTACGCCGACGTCCGCTCGCGCCCGCTCGTCGACAACTGGGCGGCCAACAACACCgacttcctcgccgccttcgccgccgccatgACCAACCTCGGCCGCGTCGGGGTCAAGACGGACCCGGCGCTAGGGAACATACGCCGGGACTGCGCCGTGCTCAACGGCTGA